From the genome of Saccopteryx bilineata isolate mSacBil1 chromosome 6, mSacBil1_pri_phased_curated, whole genome shotgun sequence, one region includes:
- the DSN1 gene encoding kinetochore-associated protein DSN1 homolog isoform X1: protein MTSVTSAETAEAPEEEPVTSKSHDHQSKSDPNPVEVCNKSSASLEMTQGISEERSQVCSSPTKRESYDLNREEVLSRSLRLSPQEQSAHHRDRRQSWRRASMKEMNQRKSLRPFHQGVTELSRSISVNLAESKRLGSLLHSSFQFSVQKLEPFLKGTEGFSLESFRAKAYSLSEELKHFADKLENNGTLQKCVEDSKQKASDLSLETSVAEMKEYITKFSLERQTWDQLLLRYQKEAEEITSRGSTETKMTKVEVEPTAYLGSSQSEVLQTKPDYQEILQSRNKVFNCMELVMDELQGSLRQLHAFMDDSTQCLQKVSVQLGKKSTQHLDASPARKLLKLQIRNLPTTRRSASCQ from the exons ATGACTTCGGTGACGAGCGCAGAGACTGCAGAAG CACCAGAAGAGGAACCAGTGACATCTAAGAGTCACGATCATCAGTCGAAATCGGATCCCAACCCTGTTGAAGTGTGTAATAAATCGTCTGCTTCCTTGGAGATGACTCAAGGCATTTCAGAGGAAAGGAGTCAAGTTTGCTCTAGCCCGACAAAAAGGGAAAGTTATGATCTCAACCGTGAGGAAGTTCTTTCCAGGTCCCTTCGTTTGTCCCCTCAAGAACAGTCTGCCCATCATCGAGACAGAAGGCAATCCTGGCGGCGAGCAAGTATGAAAGAAATGAACCAGCGGAAGTCACTACGTCCCTTCCATCAGGGCGTCACAG AGCTCAGCCGATCCATCAGCGTCAACTTAGCAGAAAGCAAACGGCTTGGCTCTCTCCTGCATTCCAGTTTCCAG ttCTCTGTTCAGAAACTTGAACCTTTCCTAAAGGGCACTGAGGGCTTCAGTCTTGAAAGTTTTAGAGCCAAAG CATATTCTCTTTCTGAAGAACTGAAACATTTTGCAGACAAACTGGAAAATAATGGAACTTTACAGAAATGTGTTGAAGATTCAAAACA AAAAGCATCTGATTTGTCTCTGGAAACATCAGTGGCTGAGATGAAGGAATACATAACAAA GTTTTCTTTAGAACGTCAGACTTGGGATCAGCTCTTGCTGCGCTACCAGAAGGAGGCTGAAGAGATCACATCCAG aggatcGACTGAAACAAAAATGACTAAAGTTGAAGTGGAACCTACAGCATATCTTGGATCTTCCCAGAGTGAAGTCCTTCAGACAAAGCCTGACTACCAGGAAATACTACAGAGCCGGAACAAAGTCTTTAATTGCATGGAGTTGGTG ATGGATGAACTGCAGGGGTCACTGCGGCAGCTGCATGCCTTCATGGATGACAGTACCCAGTGCCTCCAGAAGGTGTCAGTGCAGCTTG GGAAGAAAAGCACACAACATTTGGATGCCTCACCAGCTCGAAAACTGCTCAAGCTTCAGATACGAAACCTGCCGACCACACGTCGCTCTGCATCGTGTCAGTGA
- the DSN1 gene encoding kinetochore-associated protein DSN1 homolog isoform X2 encodes MKEMNQRKSLRPFHQGVTELSRSISVNLAESKRLGSLLHSSFQFSVQKLEPFLKGTEGFSLESFRAKAYSLSEELKHFADKLENNGTLQKCVEDSKQKASDLSLETSVAEMKEYITKFSLERQTWDQLLLRYQKEAEEITSRGSTETKMTKVEVEPTAYLGSSQSEVLQTKPDYQEILQSRNKVFNCMELVMDELQGSLRQLHAFMDDSTQCLQKVSVQLGKKSTQHLDASPARKLLKLQIRNLPTTRRSASCQ; translated from the exons ATGAAAGAAATGAACCAGCGGAAGTCACTACGTCCCTTCCATCAGGGCGTCACAG AGCTCAGCCGATCCATCAGCGTCAACTTAGCAGAAAGCAAACGGCTTGGCTCTCTCCTGCATTCCAGTTTCCAG ttCTCTGTTCAGAAACTTGAACCTTTCCTAAAGGGCACTGAGGGCTTCAGTCTTGAAAGTTTTAGAGCCAAAG CATATTCTCTTTCTGAAGAACTGAAACATTTTGCAGACAAACTGGAAAATAATGGAACTTTACAGAAATGTGTTGAAGATTCAAAACA AAAAGCATCTGATTTGTCTCTGGAAACATCAGTGGCTGAGATGAAGGAATACATAACAAA GTTTTCTTTAGAACGTCAGACTTGGGATCAGCTCTTGCTGCGCTACCAGAAGGAGGCTGAAGAGATCACATCCAG aggatcGACTGAAACAAAAATGACTAAAGTTGAAGTGGAACCTACAGCATATCTTGGATCTTCCCAGAGTGAAGTCCTTCAGACAAAGCCTGACTACCAGGAAATACTACAGAGCCGGAACAAAGTCTTTAATTGCATGGAGTTGGTG ATGGATGAACTGCAGGGGTCACTGCGGCAGCTGCATGCCTTCATGGATGACAGTACCCAGTGCCTCCAGAAGGTGTCAGTGCAGCTTG GGAAGAAAAGCACACAACATTTGGATGCCTCACCAGCTCGAAAACTGCTCAAGCTTCAGATACGAAACCTGCCGACCACACGTCGCTCTGCATCGTGTCAGTGA